The following proteins come from a genomic window of Gossypium raimondii isolate GPD5lz chromosome 5, ASM2569854v1, whole genome shotgun sequence:
- the LOC105769281 gene encoding AT-rich interactive domain-containing protein 4, which translates to MMFNAQGSSRNHCSLLAVLCSSKVSDNKLRQPVSDHKPRYPFPDIVSSGRLEVQLLINPSIDEFRRVFESTEPNIVYFQGEQNADEDIGSLVLGDVDLSTPEAICGLFGSTLPSTVYLETPNGDRLAEALHSKGVPYVIYWKNSFSRYAACHFRQALLSVIQSSCSHIWDAFQFAHASFRLYCLWSNDIASSDNQKQSVKPGPCLLGEPPKIDVSQSEVDMQEEEGSLENLPAIKIYDEHVTMRFLVCGSPGLLDAFLLGSLEDGLNALLSIEIRGSKLHNRASAPPPPLQAGTFSRGVMTMRCDFSTCSSAHISFLVSGSAQTCFNDQLLENHIKNELIENSQLVHAQSSSDESKVPSSEPRRSASIACGASVFEVCMKVPTWASQVLRQLAPDVSYRSLVMLGIASVQGLSVASFEKDDAERLLFFSVRQGKDPLWDGSVIARSPNWLVPPAPCRKRSQPTKGTKPLNCTIMEGLNGNVRLKPNVAAMRPIPHTHRHKMLPFSGFSEAERYDGDQGKVNLPIVPVKPPAPVTHRKALSNSHQAQQIISLNPLPLKKHGCDRAPIQVCSEEEFLRDVMQFLIVRGHTRLVPQGGLAEFPDAILNAKRLDLFNLYREVVSRGGFHVGNGINWKGQVFSKMRNHTLTNRMTGVGNTLKRHYETYLLEYELAHDDVDGECCLLCHSSAAGDWVNCGVCDEWAHFGCDRRQGLGAFKDYAKTDGLEYVCPHCSISNFKKKPHKTVNGY; encoded by the exons ATGATGTTTAATGCTCAAGGGTCTTCAAGGAACCATTGCAGTCTCCTTGCAGTTCTTTGTAGTAGTAAAGTTTCTGATAATAAACTTAGGCAGCCAGTTTCTGATCATAAGCCCAGATACCCATTTCCAGATATTGTTTCTTCAGGGCGCCTTGAG GTTCAGCTTCTTATCAATCCTAGCATTGATGAGTTCCGGCGGGTTTTTGAATCTACGGAGCCAAATATTGTTTACTTTCAAGGAGAGCAGAATGCAGATGAAGATATTGGCTCTCTGGTTTTGGGAGATGTTGACTTGTCCACTCCAGAAGCCATTTGCGGACTCTTTGGTTCCACATTGCCCTCCACT GTTTATTTAGAGACCCCCAATGGTGACAGATTGGCTGAGGCACTTCACTCCaag GGAGTCCCTTATGTTATATATTGGAAAAATTCATTCTCGCGGTATGCAGCTTGCCATTTTCGTCAGGCACTGTTATCAGTGATTCAAAG TTCATGTAGCCATATATGGGATGCATTCCAATTTGCCCATGCTTCTTTTAGATTGTACTGTTTGTGGAGCAACGATATTGCCTCTTCTGATAATCAGAAACAGAGTGTTAAGCCAGGACCATGTTTACTTGGTGAGCCTCCCAAGATTGATGTTTCTCAATCCGAGGTAGATATGCAAGAGGAAGAAGGCTCTCTTGAAAATCTTCCTGCCATTAAGATATATGATGAGCATGTTACTATGAGGTTTCTTGTTTGTGGATCACCAGGCCTATTG GATGCATTCCTATTGGGGTCTCTGGAAGATGGACTTAATGCCCTCTTGAGCATAGAA ATACGTGGAAGCAAACTTCATAACCGTGCAAG TGCTCCACCACCACCTCTTCAGGCTGGGACATTTTCTCGTGGTGTAATGACCATGCGTTGTGATTTTTCAACCTGTAGTTCAGCTCACATATCATTTCTAGTTTCCGGTAGTGCACAGACTTGTTTTAATGATCAG CTATtggaaaatcatataaaaaatgaGCTTATCGAGAATAGTCAGCTTGTCCATGCACAGTCGAGCTCTGATGAAAGCAAAGTGCCTTCATCTGAGCCTCGCAGATCAGCCTCAATTGCCTGTGGAGCAAGTGTGTTTGAAGTGTGCATGAAGGTTCCTACATGGGCTTCGCAG GTTTTGAGGCAACTTGCACCGGATGTATCCTACCGCAGCTTAGTTATGCTGGGGATTGCTAGTGTTCAAGGGTTGTCGGTTGCTTCTTTTGAAAAAGATGATGCAGAACGTCTGCTTTTCTTTTCCGTGAGGCAGGGCAAAGATCCCCTCTGGGATGGTTCTGTAATTGCTAGATCTCCCAACTGGTTGGTGCCTCCGGCACCTTGTCGTAAAAGATCACAGCCAACTAAGGGCACTAAACCTCTAAACTGTACTATCATGGAAGGTTTAAATGGTAATGTAAGACTGAAACCAAATGTTGCTGCTATGAGGCCAATTCCTCATACCCATCGTCATAAGATGCTTCCGTTTTCTGGATTTTCCGAGGCTGAGAGATATGATGGTGACCAAGGAAAGGTTAACTTGCCAATAGTACCTGTGAAGCCACCTGCTCCTGTTACACATCGGAAAGCATTATCAAATTCTCATCAGGCCCAGcagattatttctttaaatccGTTACCTCTCAAGAAACATGGTTGTGATCGAGCCCCGATACAGGTTTGCTCAGAG GAAGAGTTTCTGAGAGATGTAATGCAGTTTCTGATAGTTCGGGGACATACTCGTCTTGTTCCTCAAGGGGGGTTAGCTGAGTTTCCTGATGCCATTCTGAATGCAAAGCGGCTTGACCTTTTCAACTTGTATAGAGAG GTGGTGTCAAGAGGAGGCTTTCATGTTGGGAATGGCATAAATTGGAAGGGACAAGTTTTTTCGAAGATGCGCAATCACACATTGACAAATAGAATGACT GGAGTGGGCAACACTCTGAAAAGACATTATGAGACTTACCTTTTAGAGTATGAATTGGCTCATGATGATGTCGATGGGGAATGCTGTTTGTTGTGTCACag TAGTGCAGCAGGTGACTGGGTAAACTGTGGAGTTTGTGATGAGTGGGCACACTTTGGCTGTGATAGGCGGCAGGGTCTTGGAGCCTTTAAG GAT